From a single Prochlorococcus sp. MIT 0603 genomic region:
- the trhO gene encoding oxygen-dependent tRNA uridine(34) hydroxylase TrhO produces MIIKTKEKDVGNRLMVAAFYSFSPIEDETIPTILRELVDIADKYNVRGTILVALEGINGTICGPSHGIQIMRRKLNSLVLDDSMEVKISFTSKQAFRRFKARKKREIITMGIDGVNPRKTVGKYVEPDQWNEFIDDPLTLVIDMRNEYEVSIGSFQGSLNPHTDTFREFPEWARRNLDKLLQEKKHNRIAMFCTGGIRCEKATSFLKQQGVPEVYHLRGGILRYLAEVPEDQSRWDGECFVFDHRVALNHKLTPGEHRLCFACGMPLSPEDRQKSNYLPGIQCHHCENVFSDDDRDRFKERQKHIKQLQERLPGNSIWPSA; encoded by the coding sequence ATGATTATCAAAACAAAAGAAAAGGATGTTGGCAATCGCTTAATGGTTGCAGCATTTTATAGTTTCTCACCTATTGAAGATGAGACAATTCCAACAATATTACGGGAGCTAGTAGATATAGCTGATAAATATAATGTTAGAGGAACTATTCTCGTTGCTTTAGAAGGGATTAATGGTACTATTTGTGGCCCTTCTCATGGGATACAAATCATGCGAAGAAAGTTAAATTCATTAGTTCTTGATGACTCTATGGAGGTAAAAATTAGTTTTACTTCTAAACAAGCATTTAGGCGATTTAAAGCTCGTAAAAAAAGAGAGATTATTACTATGGGAATAGATGGAGTTAATCCACGAAAAACTGTAGGTAAATATGTAGAACCAGATCAATGGAATGAATTTATTGATGACCCGCTGACATTGGTGATAGATATGCGTAATGAATATGAGGTTTCCATAGGATCATTTCAGGGATCTTTAAATCCTCATACAGATACTTTCCGTGAATTCCCTGAGTGGGCTAGGAGGAATCTTGATAAACTCTTACAAGAAAAGAAGCACAATAGGATTGCTATGTTTTGTACGGGTGGTATCCGATGTGAAAAAGCTACATCGTTTTTAAAACAACAAGGTGTACCGGAGGTTTATCATTTACGTGGTGGAATTCTTCGATATTTAGCTGAAGTACCAGAAGATCAAAGTCGATGGGATGGTGAGTGTTTTGTTTTTGATCACAGAGTTGCTTTGAATCATAAGCTTACGCCAGGTGAACATAGACTTTGCTTTGCATGTGGGATGCCTCTTTCCCCAGAAGACAGACAAAAATCCAACTACTTACCTGGGATTCAATGCCACCATTGTGAGAATGTATTTAGTGATGATGATAGAGATCGTTTTAAGGAAAGACAAAAACATATTAAACAGCTTCAAGAACGTCTACCCGGGAATTCAATTTGGCCTAGTGCATGA
- the bioB gene encoding biotin synthase BioB, protein MTLLDAPLNISNEVQIRFDWTLDEIEDLFQKPLIDLLWQAQIVHRSINPGYKVQLASLLSVKTGGCEEDCAYCSQSMHNSSDVSSQSDFDVKGVLEQAKAAKAAGADRFCMGWAWREIRDGKPFEAMLEMVRGVRSLGLEACVTGGMLSDTQASRLAEAGLNAYNHNLDTSPEYYESIITTRTYEDRLETLNRVRTAGITICCGGIIGMGETVQDRASLLRVLSTMNPHPESVPINALVPVEGTLLEDLQMIDPLEMVRMVAVARILMPKSRVRLSAGREQLTKESQILCLLAGADSIFYGESLLTTSNPSVIADKELLASAGVSANWN, encoded by the coding sequence ATGACCTTGCTAGATGCTCCATTAAATATTTCCAATGAGGTCCAAATCCGATTTGATTGGACCTTAGATGAGATTGAAGATCTATTCCAAAAACCTTTAATAGATCTTCTTTGGCAAGCACAAATAGTACATAGATCAATTAACCCAGGATATAAAGTTCAATTGGCATCTCTTTTGAGCGTTAAGACAGGAGGATGCGAAGAGGACTGTGCTTATTGCTCTCAGTCAATGCATAACTCAAGTGATGTTTCTAGTCAATCTGACTTTGATGTAAAGGGAGTTTTGGAGCAAGCTAAGGCAGCCAAGGCAGCAGGTGCAGATCGATTTTGTATGGGATGGGCCTGGAGAGAAATTCGAGACGGCAAACCTTTTGAAGCCATGTTGGAAATGGTTAGGGGGGTTAGGAGTTTAGGTTTAGAGGCATGCGTAACAGGAGGAATGCTTAGTGATACGCAAGCTTCACGTTTGGCAGAAGCTGGTTTAAATGCTTACAATCATAATCTCGATACAAGTCCTGAATATTATGAAAGTATCATTACCACAAGAACATATGAGGATCGATTAGAAACACTAAATAGAGTTCGTACCGCTGGTATAACTATTTGTTGCGGAGGGATTATAGGAATGGGTGAGACTGTCCAGGACAGGGCCTCTTTGTTAAGGGTCCTTTCGACAATGAATCCTCATCCAGAGAGTGTCCCTATTAATGCTTTGGTTCCTGTAGAAGGAACACTTTTGGAAGACCTTCAGATGATTGACCCACTAGAAATGGTGAGAATGGTTGCTGTCGCAAGAATTCTTATGCCTAAAAGTCGAGTGCGGCTTAGTGCTGGTAGAGAACAATTAACTAAAGAGTCACAAATTCTTTGCTTACTTGCAGGTGCAGATTCAATTTTTTACGGAGAATCTTTGTTGACGACTAGTAATCCTTCAGTTATAGCTGATAAAGAGTTGCTTGCTTCTGCAGGAGTTTCGGCTAACTGGAATTAA
- a CDS encoding isoprenyl transferase, with amino-acid sequence MTSPSAIRTDKQSFVVPLPCTLDPSRMPEHIAIIMDGNGRWANARKLPRAMGHKAGVDALKRTLRLCSDWNIRVLTVYAFSTENWSRPKEEVNFLMTLFERVLKKEIEALNLEKVRISFLGDLGKLPSRLQGHIKEATDLTAANNGIQFNVCTNYGGRRELVMAAQRLAQRAADGTLDPSLIDEESFARELSTSSHVDPDLLIRTSGERRISNFLLWQLAYSEIHVTDTLWPDFDSVSLTNALLDYQSRSRRFGGVDSMIDSHRLQNPSFS; translated from the coding sequence ATGACAAGTCCTTCTGCAATTCGAACTGATAAGCAATCTTTTGTTGTTCCTTTGCCTTGCACCCTAGACCCCTCTCGAATGCCGGAGCATATAGCCATCATTATGGATGGTAATGGTAGATGGGCTAATGCAAGGAAATTGCCTAGAGCAATGGGACACAAAGCAGGAGTTGATGCTCTCAAAAGAACCTTACGTTTATGTAGTGACTGGAATATACGTGTTTTGACTGTTTATGCCTTTTCAACAGAGAATTGGTCTAGGCCAAAAGAAGAAGTCAATTTTTTAATGACTCTTTTTGAGCGTGTACTAAAAAAAGAAATCGAAGCTTTGAATTTAGAAAAGGTTCGAATTAGTTTTCTTGGTGATTTAGGTAAACTTCCCAGTAGATTACAAGGCCATATAAAAGAGGCAACAGATCTTACAGCAGCTAATAATGGTATTCAATTTAATGTTTGTACGAATTATGGAGGAAGACGTGAACTTGTAATGGCTGCCCAGAGATTAGCTCAGAGAGCAGCAGATGGAACCTTGGATCCTTCTCTTATCGATGAAGAATCTTTTGCAAGAGAATTATCCACATCTAGTCATGTTGATCCTGATCTTCTTATTCGTACAAGTGGAGAAAGACGCATCAGTAACTTTTTACTTTGGCAATTGGCTTATTCAGAGATACATGTTACTGACACATTATGGCCAGATTTTGACTCTGTCTCTTTAACAAATGCGCTTCTTGATTATCAATCAAGAAGCAGACGTTTTGGCGGTGTAGATTCAATGATAGACAGTCATAGACTGCAAAACCCTAGCTTTTCATGA
- the cdaA gene encoding diadenylate cyclase CdaA, with product MNFWWLINLRFLLDALFASALGILLFSRVKEPRTLWLLRGYLFLVSLAWFVQRFENLPITSKVIDALVLACSLSLAILWQGELRRLMELLGTGRLAVLLGNTQKEFQATTNTITQLSEAAGRLSQKRRGALIVLDMGSDLRPEDFLYAGVPIDAKFSTELLLNLFALETPLHDGAVLLKGNRIISAGVILPLSRQSISRYGTRHLAALGITERFDRCICVVVSEETGTLSLANQGRLERPITSSRLLDLLKDLMNASSGTVVSKQSQSSSGSSKSISYSLTESPKQAQSDLSSDQK from the coding sequence TTGAATTTTTGGTGGTTAATAAATCTGCGCTTTTTGCTGGACGCATTATTTGCTTCTGCACTTGGCATATTACTTTTCTCAAGAGTAAAAGAACCGAGAACCCTTTGGCTGCTTAGAGGGTATTTGTTTCTTGTCTCACTTGCCTGGTTTGTCCAACGATTTGAAAATCTTCCTATCACTTCAAAGGTAATAGATGCATTGGTTCTGGCTTGCTCATTATCTTTGGCGATTTTATGGCAAGGAGAATTGAGGAGATTGATGGAATTATTGGGAACAGGTAGGTTGGCTGTCCTTTTAGGTAATACTCAGAAGGAATTTCAGGCAACTACAAATACAATTACTCAATTATCTGAGGCAGCAGGAAGACTTTCACAAAAAAGGAGAGGTGCACTAATAGTGCTTGATATGGGAAGTGATTTAAGACCAGAGGACTTTTTATATGCAGGTGTACCAATTGATGCAAAATTTTCAACAGAATTGTTGTTAAATCTTTTTGCTTTAGAAACCCCTTTGCATGATGGAGCTGTTTTACTTAAAGGCAACAGAATTATTTCTGCAGGTGTAATTTTGCCTCTATCTAGACAAAGCATCAGTCGTTATGGAACTAGGCATCTTGCAGCTCTAGGTATTACAGAAAGATTTGATAGATGTATTTGTGTAGTAGTTTCAGAAGAGACTGGAACATTGTCTTTGGCTAATCAGGGACGTCTTGAAAGACCAATTACTAGTAGTAGGTTGTTAGATCTGCTTAAGGATCTAATGAATGCTTCATCTGGCACAGTCGTTTCGAAACAATCACAATCTTCTAGTGGTTCATCGAAGTCGATATCTTATAGTTTGACTGAGTCCCCTAAGCAAGCTCAATCCGATTTGTCTTCTGATCAAAAATAA
- the lysA gene encoding diaminopimelate decarboxylase, which yields MPSLRNFEKHQDQASPNKNIAPLTTQLDSKDRLTVGGCVLSELAEEYGTPLYLLDEFTIRRSCREYRESLIKSYPGESLPLYASKANSSLTLSSIIASEGLGIDVVSEGELITALRGGLTGEKIVFHGNNKSRNELLLAYKNNATIVIDNKYDIDQLKEIVQGKEKKAKLLLRFTPGIECHTHEYIKTGHIDSKFGFDPDELESIFIDLKDIKWAELIGLHAHIGSQIFEVQPHRDLAEIMAEKLEIGRQFGHPLKILNVGGGLGIRYISSDDPPSISSWVEVVALEVAKACQKRSLELPLLMCEPGRSIVGTAGLTLYRLGSKKHIPGIRTYFSVDGGMSDNPRPITYQSDYTALLVDKPLDKPTEIVTIAGKHCESGDVLLNNYPLPSCSTGDVLAVFSTGAYNFSMSSNYNRIPKPAAIIVADNQAELIHRRELPEDLLRNDILPDRFISKG from the coding sequence ATGCCTTCTTTGCGAAATTTTGAGAAACATCAGGATCAAGCTAGTCCTAATAAGAATATAGCCCCGCTTACTACTCAATTGGACTCTAAAGACAGATTAACTGTGGGCGGTTGTGTGCTTAGTGAACTGGCGGAGGAATATGGGACACCACTTTATTTATTGGATGAATTTACAATAAGAAGATCCTGCAGAGAGTATCGAGAGTCATTAATAAAAAGCTATCCAGGGGAATCTCTTCCTTTATATGCTTCCAAAGCAAATAGTTCTTTGACTTTAAGTAGCATAATTGCATCAGAGGGCTTGGGCATTGATGTTGTTTCTGAAGGGGAATTAATTACAGCTTTAAGAGGTGGATTAACAGGAGAAAAGATTGTTTTTCATGGTAACAATAAGTCTAGGAATGAATTGCTTTTAGCTTATAAGAATAATGCGACGATTGTAATAGATAATAAATATGATATAGATCAATTAAAAGAAATAGTTCAGGGAAAAGAAAAGAAAGCAAAGCTTTTGCTGAGGTTTACACCTGGGATTGAATGCCACACTCATGAATATATTAAAACAGGACATATCGATAGTAAGTTTGGTTTTGACCCCGATGAATTAGAAAGTATTTTCATTGATTTAAAGGATATTAAATGGGCGGAATTAATAGGATTGCATGCTCATATTGGTTCCCAAATATTTGAAGTTCAACCACATAGAGATTTGGCTGAGATTATGGCTGAAAAACTTGAAATCGGAAGACAATTTGGCCACCCACTAAAAATCTTAAATGTTGGAGGTGGACTTGGAATAAGATACATTTCATCTGATGACCCGCCTTCAATTAGTTCTTGGGTAGAAGTTGTTGCTTTAGAAGTTGCTAAGGCTTGTCAGAAGAGATCCCTTGAATTACCTCTTTTAATGTGTGAGCCTGGTCGTTCAATAGTTGGAACAGCTGGCTTGACTTTGTATAGACTTGGTTCTAAAAAACATATTCCTGGTATAAGAACATATTTTTCAGTTGATGGTGGCATGAGTGATAATCCACGTCCCATCACATATCAATCTGATTACACTGCTCTTCTTGTTGATAAACCACTGGATAAACCAACTGAAATAGTTACCATTGCAGGCAAGCATTGTGAGTCGGGAGATGTTTTGCTTAACAATTACCCTTTACCGAGTTGTAGTACTGGCGATGTTTTAGCTGTTTTTTCTACAGGTGCATACAATTTTTCAATGAGTTCAAATTACAATCGAATCCCTAAACCCGCTGCAATTATAGTTGCTGATAATCAGGCTGAATTAATTCACAGAAGGGAATTGCCTGAAGATCTATTGCGAAATGATATTCTCCCAGATCGCTTTATTTCAAAAGGTTAG
- a CDS encoding GNAT family N-acetyltransferase has translation MNKKELYLEPKIIKLGLEDLNSCIKLDLKTFNGIWNAKQWKNELSDQERICLGAINGKQLIALGCAWLVLDELNITLIGVDPFYQRMGIGTLIVSSLLKAGQDAGANQIFIEARKTNISAKLFYKNLDFTEVGYRPNLYKDGEEGRLFHRNCKIDT, from the coding sequence ATGAATAAAAAAGAATTATATCTGGAGCCAAAGATCATCAAACTAGGACTTGAAGATCTAAATAGCTGTATCAAATTAGATTTAAAAACCTTTAATGGTATTTGGAATGCTAAGCAGTGGAAGAATGAATTGTCAGATCAAGAAAGAATCTGCTTAGGTGCAATTAATGGAAAACAATTGATAGCATTAGGTTGTGCTTGGCTAGTATTAGATGAATTAAACATCACTCTAATAGGAGTTGACCCTTTTTATCAAAGGATGGGGATAGGCACCTTAATAGTTTCTTCATTACTAAAAGCAGGACAAGATGCCGGTGCAAATCAAATATTTATAGAAGCAAGAAAAACGAATATCTCAGCTAAGTTATTTTACAAAAATCTTGATTTTACAGAAGTTGGCTATAGGCCAAATCTATATAAAGATGGAGAAGAGGGGAGGCTTTTTCATCGAAATTGCAAAATTGATACTTAA
- a CDS encoding ATP-dependent Clp protease ATP-binding subunit: MFERFTEKAIKVIMLAQEEARRLGHNFVGTEQILLGLIGEGTGVAAKVLKSMGVNLKDSRVEVEKIIGRGSGFVAVEIPFTPRAKRVLELSLEEARQLGHNYIGTEHLLLGLIREGEGVAARVMENLGVDLTKVRTQVIRMLGETAEVAAGGGTGKSSAKTATLDEFGTNLTKLASESKLDPVVGRHDEIDRVIQILGRRTKNNPVLIGEPGVGKTAIAEGLAQRIQQGDIPDILEEKRVLTLDIGLLVAGTKYRGEFEERLKKIMEEIKSAGNVILVIDEVHTLIGAGAAEGAIDAANILKPALARGELQCIGATTLDEYRKHIERDAALERRFQPVMIGEPSIEDTIEILRGLRERYEQHHRLKITDEALNAAANLGDRYISDRFLPDKAIDLIDEAGSRVRLLNSKLPPEAKQVDKELRKIQKEKEEAVREQDFTQAGELREKEVDLRNQIRSILDSSKQENVASNKETSTLLTETKTENIESKDTTLGNNMPLVNEEDIAHIVASWTGVPVQKLTESESVKLLNMEETLHQRLIGQDEAVKSVSKAIRRARVGLKNPNRPIASFIFSGPTGVGKTELTKALAAYFFGSEEAMIRLDMSEFMERHTVSKLIGSPPGYVGFNEGGQLTEAVRRRPYTVVLFDEIEKAHPDVFNLLLQLLEEGRLTDSKGRTVDFKNTLIIMTSNIGSKVIEKGGGGLGFELDGENPEDSQYNRIKSLVNEELKQYFRPEFLNRLDEIIVFRQLTREEVKDIAEIMLKEVFLRIKDKGITLSVSEAFKERLVEEGYNPSYGARPLRRAVMRLLEDSLAEEFLSGKIKDGDYAEVDIDENKNVVVKHIDENTIKPQLATAGI; encoded by the coding sequence ATGTTCGAAAGGTTTACCGAAAAGGCCATCAAAGTAATCATGTTGGCCCAAGAGGAGGCTAGGCGCCTTGGCCATAATTTTGTTGGGACTGAACAAATCCTCTTAGGATTAATAGGGGAGGGAACTGGTGTTGCAGCAAAAGTCTTGAAATCAATGGGTGTCAATTTAAAAGATTCAAGAGTAGAAGTTGAAAAAATAATAGGTCGAGGTTCAGGCTTTGTAGCAGTGGAAATTCCATTTACACCACGTGCGAAAAGAGTTTTAGAACTTTCATTAGAGGAGGCCAGACAACTAGGTCACAACTACATAGGGACAGAGCATCTATTACTTGGTCTTATTAGAGAAGGTGAAGGTGTTGCCGCAAGAGTTATGGAAAATCTTGGCGTAGATCTTACTAAAGTTAGAACGCAAGTTATAAGGATGCTTGGTGAAACAGCTGAAGTTGCAGCAGGAGGAGGAACTGGGAAAAGTTCAGCAAAAACAGCAACTCTTGATGAATTTGGAACAAACCTAACTAAATTAGCTAGCGAATCTAAGCTTGATCCTGTTGTTGGCAGGCATGACGAAATTGATAGAGTTATACAAATTCTTGGCAGAAGAACAAAAAACAATCCAGTTCTTATAGGTGAGCCTGGCGTAGGCAAAACTGCAATAGCAGAGGGCTTAGCACAACGAATTCAACAAGGAGATATACCAGATATACTTGAAGAAAAAAGGGTTTTAACTTTAGACATAGGGTTACTTGTTGCAGGGACTAAATATCGAGGTGAATTTGAAGAACGACTAAAAAAAATAATGGAAGAAATAAAATCTGCAGGAAATGTAATTCTAGTTATAGACGAGGTTCATACTCTTATAGGAGCAGGTGCAGCAGAAGGAGCTATAGATGCTGCTAATATTCTTAAGCCTGCATTGGCAAGAGGCGAACTTCAATGTATTGGTGCTACAACTCTTGATGAATACAGAAAGCATATAGAGAGAGATGCTGCACTGGAAAGACGCTTCCAACCTGTAATGATAGGAGAGCCTTCAATCGAAGACACAATTGAAATCCTTAGAGGACTAAGAGAAAGATATGAACAACATCATCGACTTAAAATAACTGATGAAGCTTTAAATGCTGCCGCCAACCTCGGTGATAGATATATATCAGACAGATTCTTACCTGACAAAGCAATAGACTTGATTGACGAAGCGGGAAGTCGTGTCAGACTTCTAAATTCAAAACTCCCACCAGAAGCCAAGCAAGTTGATAAAGAATTAAGAAAAATACAAAAAGAAAAAGAAGAAGCAGTAAGAGAACAAGATTTCACACAGGCTGGTGAACTAAGAGAAAAAGAGGTTGATTTAAGGAATCAAATAAGATCAATTTTAGATAGTTCAAAGCAAGAAAATGTTGCATCTAATAAAGAAACTTCCACACTATTAACAGAAACAAAAACTGAAAATATTGAATCGAAAGATACTACTTTAGGAAATAATATGCCTCTAGTGAATGAAGAAGATATTGCTCATATAGTTGCATCTTGGACTGGTGTACCAGTTCAAAAACTTACAGAAAGTGAATCAGTAAAATTATTAAACATGGAAGAGACGCTTCATCAAAGGTTAATTGGACAAGACGAGGCAGTAAAATCAGTTTCTAAAGCAATAAGAAGAGCAAGAGTCGGTCTTAAAAATCCTAATAGACCTATCGCTAGTTTCATATTCTCTGGCCCAACTGGTGTTGGTAAAACAGAGCTCACCAAGGCTTTAGCTGCATATTTCTTTGGCAGCGAAGAGGCGATGATTCGTCTTGACATGTCAGAGTTTATGGAAAGACATACAGTTAGCAAACTAATTGGATCCCCTCCAGGATATGTAGGTTTTAATGAAGGTGGACAGCTAACAGAAGCAGTTAGAAGACGACCCTACACTGTTGTTTTATTTGATGAAATAGAGAAAGCACATCCAGACGTATTTAACCTTCTACTTCAATTGCTAGAGGAAGGTCGCCTAACTGACTCAAAAGGAAGAACAGTAGATTTTAAGAATACACTCATAATTATGACTTCAAACATAGGTTCAAAAGTCATTGAAAAAGGTGGTGGCGGCCTAGGCTTTGAACTTGATGGTGAGAATCCTGAGGATAGTCAATATAATCGAATCAAATCCCTTGTAAATGAAGAGCTCAAGCAATATTTTAGACCAGAGTTTCTAAACAGATTGGACGAGATAATTGTCTTTAGGCAATTAACTAGAGAAGAAGTGAAAGATATAGCAGAAATAATGCTAAAAGAAGTCTTCTTAAGAATAAAAGATAAAGGAATCACTCTTTCTGTATCAGAAGCTTTCAAGGAAAGACTCGTAGAAGAAGGGTATAACCCTTCTTATGGAGCTCGTCCACTAAGAAGAGCTGTTATGAGATTGTTAGAAGATAGCCTTGCAGAAGAATTCTTATCAGGGAAAATTAAAGATGGTGATTACGCGGAAGTTGATATAGATGAAAATAAGAATGTAGTTGTCAAACATATTGACGAAAATACTATTAAACCCCAATTAGCAACAGCAGGTATATAA
- a CDS encoding iron-containing alcohol dehydrogenase has translation MQDKNYLHNISPEKVIRGESAWSEAKNLIPSICKRPLLLGRSKSTSSIRESIASDLKSIGVDVYQEELAYDCCEIDIKRICQIILTMDCDGIIASGGGKVLDAGKLIAHNINIPCITIPLSAATCAGWTALANIYTNDGAFIRDQTLTSCPKLLIFDYKLIRKAPRRTLASGIADALAKWYESSISCAQSTDALVQQAVQMARVLRDQILIDGVKALQDPNSLSWVRVAEGCSLTAGLIGGIGGAKCRTAAAHAVHNGLTQLDFSEKPLHGELVGFGILVQLRIEELVSDNQLAFQARNQLNKLLDDLDLPTSLESLGLSNITQAQLDKVSTFSCRKNSDIHNLPFKVDKHTLIKALIDISTVEINSNQNRAKELAIKNLK, from the coding sequence ATGCAAGATAAAAACTATTTGCATAATATTTCGCCCGAGAAAGTAATTAGAGGGGAAAGTGCATGGTCAGAAGCAAAAAATCTTATCCCTAGTATATGTAAGAGACCACTTTTGTTAGGAAGAAGTAAATCAACATCCTCAATAAGAGAATCAATTGCATCGGATTTAAAATCAATTGGAGTAGATGTTTATCAAGAAGAGTTAGCATATGATTGCTGTGAAATTGATATAAAAAGAATATGCCAAATAATTTTAACTATGGATTGTGATGGGATAATTGCTTCAGGAGGAGGAAAAGTACTTGATGCTGGAAAACTAATTGCACATAACATAAATATACCTTGCATAACCATTCCACTTAGCGCTGCAACTTGCGCAGGCTGGACAGCACTAGCAAATATTTATACAAATGATGGTGCATTTATAAGAGATCAAACTCTAACTTCCTGTCCAAAATTGTTAATTTTTGACTATAAATTAATTAGGAAAGCACCTAGAAGAACTCTTGCGAGTGGAATTGCAGATGCCTTAGCTAAATGGTATGAATCATCAATAAGCTGTGCTCAATCCACAGATGCTCTTGTTCAGCAAGCTGTTCAAATGGCAAGGGTATTAAGAGATCAAATATTAATAGATGGAGTAAAAGCATTACAAGACCCTAATAGTTTATCTTGGGTTAGAGTTGCAGAAGGATGCTCTCTAACTGCAGGTTTAATTGGTGGGATTGGTGGTGCAAAATGTAGGACAGCTGCTGCACATGCTGTGCATAATGGACTTACACAATTAGATTTCTCCGAGAAACCTCTTCATGGAGAATTGGTTGGTTTTGGCATACTTGTTCAATTAAGGATTGAGGAATTAGTATCTGATAATCAATTAGCTTTTCAAGCTAGAAATCAATTAAATAAGCTACTTGATGATTTAGATCTACCTACAAGCCTTGAATCTCTAGGGCTAAGTAACATAACACAAGCACAGCTAGATAAAGTATCTACATTCTCTTGTAGAAAGAATTCTGATATACATAACCTACCATTTAAAGTTGATAAACATACTTTAATAAAAGCTTTAATTGATATAAGCACTGTAGAAATTAATTCAAATCAGAATAGAGCTAAGGAATTAGCTATTAAAAACCTTAAGTAA
- a CDS encoding alpha/beta fold hydrolase, which produces MTTSKESLEKVSKFLIDPLAIKLTESIRWLKLDNISTDQNDLYPIAILGKGKPILLLHGFDSCFLEFRRLIPYLQNNFKLIIPDLYGFGFCPRPHDNNYGKKMIINHLENLLKTLKTSKGVGVIGASMGGGIAIELARSLQVDINKLLLLSPAGLIGNPTPIPPPLDVIGACFLKQNFVRDELCKKAFSNPKDVGPPEKQIASIHVNVAGWKRSLAAFARGGGIANCALPLPNQPMSVLWGQNDRILSEGLRKESTNILNCPCKELENCGHLPHIDQPELVAKQWKTNF; this is translated from the coding sequence TTGACAACTTCTAAAGAATCGCTTGAAAAGGTAAGTAAGTTTTTAATTGATCCTCTTGCTATTAAACTAACAGAATCAATTAGATGGTTGAAATTAGATAACATATCAACTGATCAAAACGATCTTTATCCAATTGCAATTTTAGGCAAAGGCAAGCCTATTTTACTTCTGCATGGTTTTGACAGTTGTTTCTTAGAGTTTCGAAGATTAATCCCTTATTTGCAAAATAATTTCAAGTTAATTATTCCTGATTTATATGGATTTGGATTCTGTCCAAGGCCACATGACAATAATTATGGAAAGAAAATGATTATTAATCATTTAGAAAATCTCTTAAAAACTCTAAAAACAAGCAAAGGAGTTGGAGTAATTGGAGCATCTATGGGTGGAGGGATTGCAATAGAATTAGCTAGATCCCTTCAAGTTGATATAAACAAATTGTTGCTATTGTCACCCGCTGGTTTGATTGGCAATCCAACTCCAATCCCTCCTCCTTTAGATGTTATAGGTGCATGTTTCTTAAAGCAAAATTTTGTACGAGACGAGCTTTGTAAAAAAGCTTTTTCCAATCCAAAAGATGTAGGCCCCCCTGAAAAACAGATAGCCTCTATACACGTAAACGTAGCTGGATGGAAAAGGTCACTTGCTGCTTTTGCCAGGGGAGGTGGTATAGCAAATTGCGCTTTGCCATTGCCGAATCAACCAATGAGTGTTCTATGGGGACAAAATGACAGAATTCTTAGCGAAGGGTTGCGTAAAGAATCTACAAATATCTTAAATTGTCCTTGTAAGGAGCTTGAAAATTGTGGTCATCTCCCCCACATCGATCAACCAGAATTAGTAGCAAAACAATGGAAGACAAATTTTTAA